The nucleotide window TTCATTAAGGCCGGAGCGACATCTTTAATGTATAAGTCTTTCAAACGTGCCATAACTATATCCCTCCTCCTTAAAATTCTTCGCCGCAGTGCTTGCAGACTCTAACGTAGGAACCGTCTTCAATCTGTCGTTTAGCAACTCTGGTCGGCTCGCCGCATTTGTCGCAGAAAAGCATTACTTTTGATGCATACATTGCGCCTTCTGCTTTGATTATTCCGCCCTGTTCGCCCTGCTTGCGGGGTTTAACATGCTTAGTCACTATGTTTCTGCCCTCGACGATAACTTTGCCCTCTTTAGGGCTTACCATAACGACTTTGCCTTTTTTGCCTTTATCTTTTCCGGAGATAATAATAACAGTATCTCCTTTTCTTACGTGTACTTTATTCATAATTGTCTATCCTCCTTACAATACTTCGGGAGCAAGCGACAATATCTTCATATAGTCCTTATCTCTAAGTTCCCTAGCCACCGGCCCAAAAATACGTGTGCCGCGGGGCGTTTTATCATCTCTAATGATAACAGCAGCATTCTCATCAAATCTAATGTAAGAACCATCTGCGCGTTTCTTGCCTTTTACCGAACGTACAATAACGCATTTGACAACTTCGCCTTTTTTTACAACGCCGCCGGGTGTAGCTTTTTTAACGGAAGCTACCACTACGTCGCCGATATTAGCATACTTTCTCCCTGTGCCGCCTAATACCTTAATACAGTACAGTTCTTTTGCGCCGGTATTGTCAGCGACTTTCAGGAGTGTTTGCATCTGAATCATGCGGTTTTCCTCCTCTGTTATTTCGCCTTTTCGATAATGCTGACAAGTCTCCA belongs to Bacillota bacterium and includes:
- the rplN gene encoding 50S ribosomal protein L14; amino-acid sequence: MIQMQTLLKVADNTGAKELYCIKVLGGTGRKYANIGDVVVASVKKATPGGVVKKGEVVKCVIVRSVKGKKRADGSYIRFDENAAVIIRDDKTPRGTRIFGPVARELRDKDYMKILSLAPEVL
- the rplX gene encoding 50S ribosomal protein L24, which encodes MNKVHVRKGDTVIIISGKDKGKKGKVVMVSPKEGKVIVEGRNIVTKHVKPRKQGEQGGIIKAEGAMYASKVMLFCDKCGEPTRVAKRQIEDGSYVRVCKHCGEEF